The Neochlamydia sp. S13 genome has a segment encoding these proteins:
- the kdpC gene encoding potassium-transporting ATPase subunit KdpC — protein MLRIWTSFKMFLWLTALTGIIYPLFITLIAYLTIKNKAEGDFISFNGKWIGAALIGQNFESNRYFWGRPSINNYNPLASGGSNLGPTSEALKKVIEKRKVKIKTTYEEKSDRLIPSELLFASASGLDPHISPQTAYFQVERVIKARGWNENNKEAIFRLIEASIELPRWGFLGTSYINVLKLNLALDAWDKAQKE, from the coding sequence ATGTTAAGAATTTGGACTAGCTTCAAGATGTTTCTGTGGTTAACAGCTTTAACAGGGATTATCTACCCTCTCTTCATTACTCTTATAGCGTATTTAACTATCAAAAATAAAGCGGAAGGGGATTTTATTTCTTTTAATGGAAAGTGGATAGGGGCTGCCCTGATCGGGCAAAACTTTGAAAGCAATCGCTATTTTTGGGGACGTCCATCGATAAATAATTATAATCCTTTAGCATCAGGGGGAAGTAATTTAGGCCCTACCAGCGAGGCTTTAAAAAAGGTTATTGAAAAACGCAAAGTAAAGATAAAAACAACCTACGAGGAGAAAAGTGATCGCTTAATTCCTAGTGAGTTACTTTTTGCTTCTGCCAGCGGATTAGATCCACATATTTCTCCGCAAACCGCCTACTTCCAGGTAGAACGGGTAATCAAAGCAAGAGGTTGGAATGAAAATAATAAAGAGGCTATTTTTCGACTCATCGAAGCATCCATAGAATTGCCGCGCTGGGGCTTCCTAGGCACATCTTATATTAACGTGCTAAAACTTAATTTAGCTTTAGATGCATGGGATAAAGCTCAAAAGGAATGA